The genomic stretch AGCGGGATCAGCTCGAACTTGAATTTATAGGCAATGATGTAATTTTACTGAGGAAACCCCAGTAATGACTCGACAAAAAGAATCAATCAGCAAAACCGGTATCAATGGCGATCTGGTTTTTGCTCGTAAACATAACCGTACTTCTGGTGAGCTGGAAGGACGTCTGCGCAAAAAACTCAAAAAGCGCAAAGGTCTGAAAACCGGCAGTCGTCACTCGGAAGGCTCGCAGGAAGCGCAGCGTAAAGCAGCGCAGCAGAGCGATCCGCGTCTGGGCAGCAAGAAAAAAATTCCGCTGATTGCCGAAGCGCCAAAGAAACTGAACAAGCAGGAGCGTCGCGCCTCTGCTGAGCAGGAACTGGCGATGCTGGAAAATGATGCGCAGCTGAACGTGTTGCTGGACCGGATCGATAACGGCGAGAAGCTGGGGGCCGGTCTGCAGAAATACGTGGACCAGAAGCTGGATCGGATTGAAATCCTGATGAAGCAGCTCGGTCTGTTTGACGGCAGCGAAGAGCTGGAACAAGAACAGCCAGTTGAGCCGGTCGCGAAAGCTAAAACCAAAGCTAAGGCGAAAACGGATGACGATCTGCTGTCGCAGTTCGAAAATCTCGATCTGGATGATTACAAAGACTAAGGTGGCACCATGAACGTAACCCTACTAGCGATAGCTGGCGCTGTGATTATTCTGGGCCTTGCGGCCTATGCGGGTTACCTTTTGTTGCAACTGAAAAAGCAAAAGGAGCTGCAGCAGCAGCACCAGGCTCTGGCGATCGAAAAGCGCAACGCGAATATTTTCGATAACGTCAACATTCTCTGTATGGCGGGGATTCAGGGCCAGTGTGATCTGTCGGAAATCAGCATCCGGGTGTATTGCATTATGGATTATGTCCAAGGTGATAACCGGGTTGATTTCGACCGCGAATTTCCGGCAATCGCCGAGCTGTACCATACGGTAAAAGATATGCCGCGTGGTGAAGCTCGTCAGCAAATGGTGAAGAAGGATCGCATGCAGCACAACCTGATTCGCCAGAAAGCCGAAACCCGTCTCAACGATGCCATTGTTGAAGAGCTGAAGGCCCTGCAAAAACGTGTTCAGCCGCTGAATAATCAAATCGCGATTCAGATGGTATAAATGATCACTCACTCGAAAGAGTGAGTGATCATGCTAGCAGTTTCGAATATTTTGTTCACAAATTCTACGTTTGCCACGCTGCACTCTGCTGTCGTGTGGCAAAATAGCTCGTCACAGCAGAAAATGGAAAGAGTCACACTATGTCGTCGTATGTCGTACCCAGCCAGCAGATCGTTTGGGATCAAGCCAGTTTAGACAAGTACAACTATTCAGGGCCACGCTACACCTCATACCCGACCGCGGTAGAGTTTCATGAAGCGTTTACTATTGCTGACTACGACATGGCGTGTACCCAGTATCCGGACCGCCCGTTGTCGCTCTATGTCCATATTCCGTTTTGTCACAAGCTCTGTTACTACTGCGGCTGTAACAAGGTCATTACCCGTCATGCGCATAAAGCGGATGAGTACCTGGACGTGCTTGAGCATGAAATCCTCCAGCGTGCGTCTCTGCTCGGTGGCCGTCACGTCACTCAGCTTCATTTCGGTGGTGGTACGCCCACTTTCCTGAGCAAAAAACAGATCAGCCGGCTGATGACTCTGCTGCGCGAAGAGTTTGATTTTACAGCGGATGCGGAAATCAGTATTGAGATTGATCCGCGTGAAATTGAGCTGGATGTCCTCGACCATCTGCGTGAGGAAGGCTTCAACCGGGTCAGTATCGGGGTGCAGGATTTCAATAAAGAAGTGCAGAAACTGGTCAACCGCGAGCAGGATGAGCAGTTTATTGTTGATCTGGTTGCGCGTGCCAAACAGCTGGGGTTCCGCTCCACTAATCTGGATTTGATTTACGGTTTGCCTAAGCAGACCCTGGCCAGCTTCAGTGCCACACTGCAGCAGGTGCTGGCGATGCAGCCGGGCCGTTTGTCGGTCTTCAACTACGCCCATATGCCACAACTGTTTGCCGCGCAGCGTAAGATTAAAGACGCGGATTTGCCGCCCGCCGAAGAGAAGATGGCGATTCTGCAGTACACCATCAACACGCTGACCGAAGCCGGTTATCAGTTCATCGGTATGGACCACTTTGCGTTGCCGGATGACGAACTGGCGGTTGCACAGCGCAACGGTGTACTGCACCGTAATTTCCAGGGTTATACCACGCAGGGCGAATGTGACCTGGTTGGTTTTGGCGTCTCGGCAATTTCGATGATTGGCGATGCTTATGCTCAGAACCAGAAAGAGCTGAAAACATACTACGAGCAGGTCAATGACATGCGTCATGCGCTGTGGAAAGGGGTGGCTCTGGATAGTGACGACTTACTGCGCCGTGAAGTAATTAAGCAGCTGATCTGTAATTTCAGCCTCGATAAGCAGGCGATTGAGCGCGGCTTTAAGGTGCGCTTTGGCGATTATTTCCGTGAGGATCTGGCTCTGCTGCAAAGCTTTATTGATGATGGACTGGTCAGTGTTGATGAGCGTTTTATTCAGGTGACACCGCGTGGCCGCTTACTGATTCGCAATATCTGTATGTGCTTTGATAAATACCTGCGCAGCCGCGCTCGTCAGCAGCAGTTCTCGCGTGTGATTTAATCTCTCACCACGCTCAAAGTGTGGCGCGCTAAAACAGCAACATGATAAAAAACCAGCGTAGCAACGCTGGTTTTTTTTGTCTGTACTGTCGCAGCAGGCGGGGTGCCACCTGGCGGCGAATCAGGCCGATTCAAGCAGCGTCAAGGCCTTGCGCGTCACTTCATGCGCCGCTTTGGTCAGATGCTGTTTTTCCAGGGCATCGGCCAGATAAGCGTAATCGGAAATACTTGCGCGTTGTGACAGCGCCGTTTCCAGATGCTGCTGCGCCAGTTGCCACTGTTGCTCACGCAGATAGAGCTGGCCAAGTGCGCTGTGCGCTTCGGCATTGTTACCGTCACGCTGCAAGGCCTCCTGTAGCAGCACAATCGCCGGATGGCGGTCCGCGAGGTTGAGTTCTGCCAGCAGGCTGTACAGCTCCGCTGAGCGGTGCTTATGCAGGTTTTCCTTAATCAGGGTGAAGGCTTCATGGTCGGCTTTACGTTTAATCAGCTGCTGAATAAACGCCAGCACCAGTTGCGGCTCCGCCTGTTGTTTGCGGCTGAGTCCGTTCCAGTGGCTGATCAGCCCTTCGCTGCCTTGCTGGCTGGCAATGCTTTCCAGTAATCCCTGCTGAGCGGTGGTGGTCAGCGCATCGGCTTCCTGCTGGCTGATATGCTTGGTCTTGACCAGTTTCGGCAGCAGATCAAGCAGCGCTTGCCACTCCTTGCGCTGCAGATAGGTCTGCTTGAGCAGATTGAGCAGCACCGTATTATCCGGATATTGTTGTTGCAGCGCACTCAGCGTGCTTTGTGCCGCCTGCAATTCACCGTCACTGATCTGTTGCTTGGCGCGGGTCAGCTCGACCGCCAGAGTGGCATTGTCCTGTTGGGCGGCCAGCTCCAGATAGTGGTCGCGTTTGCTGCGATCACCCATGCCGTTGGCGGCCTCCGATGCCACCAGGTAGCACAGCAGCGGCATGTCATGATGGTTGGCCCAGCGGGTGACTTTCTTCTCTGCCTGCTTCCAGTCGCCTTCCAGCAGCTTGATGATGGCTTCGTTTGTATAACGACGGGAACGCTTCATCTTACGCACACTGAACCAGTTCCAGGTGGATGAGCTGGCGTAAATCAGCTTCTTCACCACATACTCCAGGGCAAACAGACCGGCCAGGGCAGCAATCACTAAGATAACCAGGGTCGTGACGCTCATTTCAATCGTGTGTTCGGCTACTGAAATCAGCACGTAACCCTGCTGACCGGCATACTGGGTGCCGGCAAACAGGCCAGCGCCGAGCACAATGAACAGAAACAGTAATCTGACCATTATTTCTCCTCCGTCGTCATCGAGCTGATGGAGCGGCGCAGACGTTCACTGATCACGTCACTGAGTTGTTTCTGCGTTTCCAGTTTCACCGGATACTCGACCTGGACCTTCTGCTTGCCCAGTTGTTCAAGCGTGCTACTGAACGCCGTTACCTGGCTGTCATCAAGGTTAAAGAATGAGCCGGACCACTGGGCGGCGGTGGACAGAGCGGTGGTGTACATCTCCTGGTTTTCTGCGTATACCGCTTTGATGGCGGTCTCCAGCTTGGCTTTCAGATTTTCTTTGAGGTAAAAGTGCTGCTCCGGTGACAGCAGGGGCACCACATTACCATCGCGGGTGCGGAAAGTGATGAAGTTATCGGCGAAATCTTTCAGCGATGTCATCAGGTTCTGCTGCCAGTTGTTGATGTCTTGCGAGACCGTTGGTGGCTGTTGTTCAGCCGCGTGCGGCAGAATCGCGTTGGCGAGCGGCAGATGGTCAACCTGCTGCTGCAGACTGATCAGGCGCAGCACCAGACCGTCACGGTCCAGCAGCGGAATGGTCTTTAACTTGGTGATGTCGTTTGCCATTGCTTTACGCAGTGGCGTCAGGCTCGGGTCGTTAAGGGCAGCGATACGCTGGTCGGCACTTTCCATCAGCTGAGTGGCGCTTTCCACATCGTGCTCGAGGAACAGTTTACGCCCGGCCAGTTTGACCAGATAGTCGGCTTCGGCCAGCAGCCAGTCATTAGGACGACGGCCTTTCATGTCGGCGACGGCTACCTGCAGGCTTTCGATGGTTTTCTGCTGCTGGGTCAGCACCACTTCGGCGCGGTGAGTGACTTCATTGGCGTGCTCGACCGCTTGCTGCTTCGCATCGGCCAGTTTTTGATCGATGCTGGCGCGGGTCTGGGCCAGCTCGGTTTGCAGCGCTTTAATTTGCGCCTGGTACTGCGCCTGTTGTTGCTGGCTGTGCAGGGTCAGGCCGCCACCAAACAGAATCGCCAGGACAATCGCAATCGTGCCCAGTTTGACGCCGCGTTTGGCCTGTTTCTCGGTCACGCTTGTCTCACTGTCTGCCGGTTTCGCTGCGGCAGCTTCGCCGTCAGCGTTGGCTGCCTTGGCGCCGTTTGCGTCATGGGCTGAGGTTTGCATGCTGGAATCAGCAGCAGGTACGGATGACTGTTCAGGTTCCTGCTGTGGATTATCTTTTTTACTTGTCATTGCTAAGAGTCCTGTGTGTTAAGGCTGGAGAGCCGCCACTAAATCTTGGTTCGCCGCACTTCCTGTGGTCACGACATGGCTGAATCCCAGGCGCTGGGCATCGTGGGCGATTCGGTCACTGGGAACCAGTAATTTCAGACTCAGGGCCCAGTTCAGGTCTGCCCCGGTCAGTTGCGAAACAAAAAACATCAGCTGATGACTGCTGGTGATGACCAGCGTGTCAACCTGCGCCTGTTGCCAGCGAGCCACGCTAGTTGGCGCGCTGAACGGCAAGTCTACACGCTGATACACTTCACGGTAACGTACCATGGCGCCACGAGCACACAGAGTGTCGTAAATCAATTCCCGGCCACCGTTGCCGCGCAGAATTTCGATCCGTTGACCTCGTACATGATGCAATTCCGGCAGAGCGAGCAGATGTTCGCTGTCGCTGATGTCCGGGTAGTGTACTGGTTGCGCACAGACTTTGCTTAAAAGCTGTGCAGTTTTTTGACCAACGGCAAGGTATCGGGGGGAGGCGGGCCATTTCAGTTGCTGAGCGTGGAGAAATTGCTGACTCAGTAACACCGCGTGCTGGCTGACAGCCAGCACGTAATCACAGTGCAGCAGGGCCTGTGGCAGTTGAGGTAAATCGGCACCGGCTTCGATCCCGATCAGGGGCTGGTGCAGGGCAGGGATACCGAGCGCTACCAGTTGCTGACACAGCTCCTTGCCCTGAGTGTCAGGGCGTGTCACCAGAACCGCCATCGCGTTACTCGTGCTCGGCGTACAGCTTGGTCAGAATATCGCGTGCGCCGTCGTCCAGCAGCCGGTTAGCAAGCTCGACTCCAAGGCGTTCTGCATCCTGACGCGGACCGCGGATTTCACCGCGCACAATCAGTGAGCCATCCGGTTCGCCGACCAGGGCGCGCAGCCACAGGTCATCGCCGTCAAGCAGAGCATAGCTGCCGATTGGCACCTGACAGCCGCCTTCCAGGGTCAGGTTCATGGCGCGTTCACACAATACACGGTCAGTGGTGTCGGCGTGACTGAGCGGCGTCAGCAGTCTGCGCAGGCGTTCATCATCGAGACGGCATTCAATACCGACCGCGCCCTGGCCGACCGCCGGCAATGATTGCTCCGGCTCTATCAGGCTGCGGATGCGCTGTTCCAGTTTGAGGCGTTTCAGCCCGGCCGCGGCGAGAATAATGGCGTCATATTCACCGGCATCGAGTTTGCCGAGGCGGGTGCCGACATTGCCGCGCAGCTCTTTGATCACCAGATCCGGACGCGCTTCTTTGAGCTGACACTGGCGGCGCAGGCTGCAGGTACCGACCACGGCGCCTTGTGGCAGCTCATCGAGTGATGTGTATTGGTTTGACACGAACGCATCACGCGGGTCTTCACGTTCACAGATGGTGACCAGGCCGAGGCCTTCGGGGAAGTCGACCGGAACATCTTTCATCGAGTGCACGGCGAGATCGGCGCGTCCTTCGAGCATGGCCACTTCCAGCTCTTTGACGAACAACCCTTTACCACCAACTTTGGCCAGTGGGGTATCCAGAATAATGTCGCCGCGAGTCACCATGGTGACCAGTTCCACTTCCAGACCGGGATGGGCCGCCTGCAGTGCATCTTTGACGTAATGGGCTTGCCACAGGGCGAGTGGACTCTGGCGCGTCGCGATTCGGATTGGGGTGGTAGAGGTCATGATATTCCCGTTTGACAGTCAACAATGGCCTCATCCTACCATTTCGGACAGAAATTTCTCACTACAAGATCACCGTCCGGCGGATTTGCTGCGCGCCGCTGTAACAGCGGTACAAAATTGTGTGATTAGGCTCTCGTTTATAAACTGAGCTATTATTACAAAGCACTGCTTAGCGTGGACACTATGCCGACTCTGAATTTGGCGCATTTTGTTTAATACGACTTTAGTGTTAACCACAGAGCAGATGCTTTACCAACACAAATTAAAGTGTTAAATTGATCACGTTTTGTTGGCTGTTTTGCGCAAAACACAATCAAATTGTGCATTTATGTTTCAATCAAGGGAACTGACCTTGCAGGCTTACACCAAGACCTTATTACAGAGATTAGATAAGCTGAACCGGCAACGCACTGAGCGGGCGCTGGCGCTTATGGATTTACAAGGTCAGCGTGTTTTTCATCTGATCCCGGCCCTGCTGCACTACAACCATCCTCTGATCCCCGGCTATTACGCTGACCAGGTACCGTACGGTATTCACCAGTTTTCTCTGAATGACATTCAGCAACAGTTTGTGGACGATACCGAACTGACCCTTGGCCAGCCGCTGCTCAGCGCCGCCCAGCCAGAGATTTTAGGTCTCTATACAATGGGCAGTACTTCATCGATCGGTCAGAGTACCTCGAGCGATCTCGATATCTGGGTGTGTGTGGAGGCGGACATGGATTGCGACGCGCGTGACTGCCTGAGCAATAAATGTTTACTGATCACCGACTGGGCGAAAAGTCAGGGTGTGGAAGCCAACTTCTTTATCATGGATGAAGAGCGCTTTCGTCATAACCAGTCAGATGAGATGACCGGCGAAAACTGCGGTTCGTCCCAGCACTTACTGCTGCTGGATGAGTTCTACCGTTCGGCGGTACGTCTGGCCGGCAAACGCCTGCTGTGGCAAATTGTGCCACCGGAAATGGAAGAGTGCTACGACGAATACGTTAAGCAGCTGTGCAGCAACGATTATATTGATTGCAGCGAATGGATCGACTTTGGTCGCCTTAACCGGATTCCGGCCGAGGAGTACTTTGGTGCCAATTTATGGCAGCTGTATAAGAGTATCGATTCGCCGTATAAATCGGTACTGAAAGCGACTCTGCTTGAGGCGTATTCGTGGGAGTACCCGCATACCCAACTGCTCAGTATTGATACCAAGCGTCGCTTCTTCGCCCATGAGCCGGATCTGTACAGTATGGATGCCTATTATCTGATGCTGGCCAAGGTGACCTGTTACCTGGAGCGGATTGGTGATCACGCCCGTCTCGATTTGGTGCGGCGCTGTTTCTATCTTAAAACCCACGAAAAGCTATCCCGTGAACCGGGTGTCGGCTCGGTAGCCTGGCGCCGAGAAGCGCTGAGCGAGATGGTGCAGCACTGGCACTGGGATAAAGCGACGCTCGAAGAGCTCGACAATCGGCGTAACTGGAAAGTGGAGCAGGTCAAAGGGTGCACCACGCGCTGCTGGATGCGCTGATGGTCAGTTACCGTAACCTGATTCAGTTTGCACGGCGCAATGATATTACCTCGGCCATCAGTCCGCAGGACATCTCGATTCTGGCGCGTAAGCTGTATGCTGCCTTTGAGGTGTTGCCGGGTAAAGTCACGTTACTCAATCCGCAGATTTCGCCGGACTTACATGAGCCCGACCTGACCTTTATCGAAGTCTGCCCGGACCGGACGAACAAGGCGGGCTGGTATCTGTATAAACAGCCGCTGGTGGCACATCAAATCATCGGTCAGCCCTACCTGGAGCACAATGAATATCTCAGTAAGTTGGTCGCGTGGGCGTTTTTCAACGGCCTGATCACTGAGTCGACCCGTTTGCACTCTGTGGTGCGTGAAGCACATCTCGATATCGACAAGTTCTATCAGATGATGAGTGACTTGCGTAACACTTTCTCGCTGCACAAACGTCGTCCGACCATGGCAGCGCTGGCGAGTCCGTGTGAAATCAGCCAGCTGGCGATGTTCATTAATTTCGAGAATGACCCGACGGTGGAGCTGAGCGGCAAGTCGCTCAAAGTGGATCTGAAGAACGCTGACATCTTCAGTTTTGGCTGTGAGCAGCAGTGCCTGGTGGGCAGTGTTGATCTGGTCTATCGCAATTCGTGGCAGGAAGTGCGTACTCTGCATTTTAAAGGCGAGACCGCGATGCTGGATGCCCTGAAAACTGTGCTCGGCAAAATGCATCAGGATGCTTTGCCACCGGAGTCGGTGGACGTGTTCTGCTACAGCAAAAACCTGCGCGGGGTGATGCGCAATCTGGTTTATCAGTTACTGGCGGAATGTATCGATCTGCGCCTCAAACCGGTCGAGCAGGAAAAACGCCGCCGCTTCAAAGCGCTGCGTATCGGTACTCAGATGTACGGTCTGTTCTTCGAACGGCGCGGCGTGTCGGTGCAACGTCTGGAAAACTCGGTCGATTTCTACCGCAGTATTTCCACCAATAAGCTGAAAGGCTCACCGCTGCTGATGCTGGACAGGGATCAAGATTATCAGCTGCCGGATGTGGTTGACGGTTTTGCCAGTGAGGGGCTGGTGCAGTTCTTCTTTGAAGATACTGAAAAAGGCTTCAACATCTATGTGCTGGATGAAACCAACCGGGTGGAGATATACCACCAGTTCAGCGGTGAGAAAGATGACATGATTGCCAGCGTGAACAGCTTCTATACCTCGGTGCGGGATGATAACCAACTGGCAGCGAAACTGATTAATTTCAACCTGCCGCAGTATTATCAGATAGTGCATCCGGAAGAGGGCGCAAGTTACGTGGCGCCGTATCGTAACGATTCGGCGGTCTATTCCAGACCTTCCAAAGCAGTTAATGTCTGAACCCAGTACAGAAAATTGACGATAAAAAAGAGCACCTCAGGTGCTCTTTTGCGTTTCATTCCCAGTCGATACTTTCGCCGGCGTGTTTTTCACACTCCTGTTTGACCATGGTGAAAAATTCGCTGCCGGTTTTTGAGCAGATCCACTGTTCATCGTGCCACTGAAAATGAAAACCACCGGATTTGGACGCCAGCCAGATTTCTTTCATCGGTTCCTGACGGTTGATAATGATTTGGCTGCGGTCTTCAAATTCCAGTGTCATCACGTTGCCACTGGTCTCGTAGTCGATGTCCGCGCCGGAATCATCAATGGCTTCTTCAATGATTTGCATCTGGCTGTCCACCAGTTGATGAAATTCAGTCTCGTTCATCCTGTCTATCCTATTGCTTTTCCTGATTGTGGTGCGATTATAGGGGGCATTGATTCAATAAGCACGATATGCAAAATGAAAAAGTCCATCACCGCACTGTTTTTGTTGTCCGTTATGACGCTGGCAGGCTGCGGTCAAACAGGCCCGCTGTACATGCCTGATGATGCTCAAAAGAGCGAACAAAGTCAGTAAATTCAAACAATTAGATTAAGGGAAAGTATTTTGGATTACTTCAATTATCAGGATGATGGCCAACTTTGGGCGGAAAACGTTTCGCTGTCTCAATTGGCTGAGAATTACGGTACACCTCTGTATGTGTATTCTCGCGCGACTCTGGAGCGTCACTGGCACGCCTTTGACAAGTCGGTCGGCGATCATCCCCATCTGGTATGCTACGCAGTGAAAGCCAACTCGAACCTTGGGGTGCTCAACACTCTGGCTCGTCTTGGCTCAGGGTTTGATATCGTATCCGGCGGTGAACTGGAGCGCGTAATCGCAGCAGGTGGCGATCCGGCCAAAGTGGTTTTTTCCGGCGTGGGTAAAACCGCGGCAGAAATGAAGCGAGCGCTGGAGCTTAACATTAAGTGCTTTAATGTTGAGTCGGAGCCGGAGCTGGTTCGTCTTAACGCGGTTGCCGGTGAACTGGGCGTGAAAGCGCCGGTGTCACTGCGTATTAACCCGGACGTGGATGCCAAAACTCACCCTTATATCTCTACCGGTCTGCGTGATAACAAATTTGGTATCACGTTTGATCGCGCTGCGGACGTGTACCGTCTGGCTCAGGGTATGGATAACATCAGCGTGCACGGCATTGATTGCCATATCGGTTCACAGCTGACTGAAATCGACCCGTTTATTGATGCGACGGATCGCCTGCTGGCGCTGATCGACAGCCTGAAAGCGGAAGGTATCCACATTAAACACCTGGATGTCGGTGGTGGCCTCGGGGTTGTGTATCGTAACGAACTGCCACCTCAGCCATCAGAATACGCTAAAGCTCTGCTGGCACGACTGCAAAATCATCAGGATCTGGAACTGATTTTTGAACCGGGCCGGGCGATTGCGGCCAACGCCGGTGTACTGCTGACCCGCGTGGAATTCCTTAAGCATACTGAGCACAAAAACTTCGCTATCATCGATGCAGCCATGAACGATCTGATGCGCCCGGCGCTGTACCAGGCGTGGCAGGATATCGTGCCGGTCGCACCGCGGGAAGGCTCTGCGCTGACCTATGACCTGGTGGGTCCTGTATGCGAAACCGGTGACTTCCTGGGTAAAGATCGTGCGCTGGTGCTTGAGCAGGGCGACCTGCTGGCAGTGCGTTCTGCCGGTGCGTATGGTTTTGTGATGTCGTCTAACTACAACACCCGTACGCGAGCGGCTGAGGTGATGGTGGATGGCGATAAAACCCATTTAGTGCGCCAGCGTGAAGAGCTGTCTAGTCTGTGGGCACTTGAGAGTCTTCTGCCGGAGTAAAGTGACGCATTATGCATTTCCATTTTTCTAAAATGCACGGTTTGGGTAATGACTTTATGGTCGTGGACTGCATTACCCAGAACGTCTTCTTCTCCCCTGATCTGATCCGCCGTCTGGCGGATCGTCATACCGGGGTGGGTTTTGACCAGCTGTTGGTGGTTGAAGCGCCTTATGATCCGGAAACGGATTTTCACTATCGAATTTTCAATGCCGATGGCAGCGAAGTCGAGCAGTGTGGTAACGGCGCGCGTTGTTTTGCCCGCTTTGTACGCATGAAGGGGCTGACCAATAAGTACAGCATCAGCGTCAGTACCAAGAAAGGCAAGATGGTGCTCAATGTCGAAGACGATGACCAGATCACCGTTAACATGGGAGTGCCGGAGTTCGAACCGAATAAGATTCCGTTCCGTGCTAAGCAGACCGAAAAGACCTACATTATGCGCGTTGGTGAGCAGACTCTGTTCTGTGGTGCGGTCAGCATGGGTAACCCGCATGTGGTGACCGTGGTCGATGATGTCAAAACCGCCAATGTGGAAACCCTGGGCCCGCTGCTGGAGTCGCATGAGCGTTTCCCTGAGCGGGTTAATGCCGGTTTTATGCAGGTCGTAAGCCGTAATGCGGTCAATCTGCGTGTCTATGAACGCGGTGCCGGGGAAACCCAGGCCTGTGGCAGCGGCGCTTGTGGCGCGGTTGCGGTCGGCATTGTTCAGGGTCTACTGGATGAAACCGTCACGGTCAGTTTACCGGGCGGCTCTCTGGTGATTAGCTGGAAAGGACCGGGTAAACCGCTGTTTATGACCGGCCCTGCAACCCATGTTTTTGACGGCCAGCTGTCTTGCTAACGAGGATTTGTTTTGTCACAACTGCAAGCCGATGCACTGACGGCTGAAGTCGTTGCCGAGTATCTGAAAGACCATCCCGATTTCTTCCAGCAGCGTCCTGATCTGGTTGATCAAATGGCCCTGCCGCATCAGCAGCTCGGGTCAGTGTCTCTGGTTCATGTTCAACTGGCGCGTCAGCGCCAGCGGATTGAAGAGCTGGAGGAGGAGATCACCACTCTGATGTCGCTGGCTGCGAATAATGATCGCACGTTTCATGAGTTTATGGACCTGCAGGAGCAGATTCTGCAATGTTCTCATCTGCATGCGGTATGCCGGGCGATAGAGACCAAAGCACAGCTGCTGGGGCTGAAAGCTTACGTCCGCCTGCTGGACCACCCTCATCCGCGCTATACTTGGTCTAAAGAGCAGTGGCAGCGTTTTTCTACCAACCATTTCAACGGCAAAAGCGCCTATCTGGGCCGCTTGCGTCAGGCTGATCGCCAGCTGCTGTTTGGTGAAGACACGTCCGCTCCCGAGATGGGGTCGTATGTCGTGTTGCCTTTGGTGCAGCGCAGTGCGCAGGGGGTACTGGCGTTTGCCAGCGAAGATGGCGGCCACTTCCAGCCTTGTATGGATACCTTGTTCCTGCGTCATCTGGCGCTGGTGCTGTCCCATCTGATCGAAATTTTACCCTGGCAGGTGAACGAGCATGACCGAATCAGTCACCCCACTGCCTGATAGTCTGATCAGGCCGCTGGAACGATTCTACGAATATTTGCGCAGCGAGAAAGGCCTCAGCCTGCACACGCAGCGCAATTATAAACAGCAACTTGGTGCCATGGCTGAGCATTTGTGCCAGTTGGGTGTCCGTCACTGGCAGCAGGTCGATGCCGGCTGGGTACGCCAGCTGGCCAGTAAAGGGA from Vibrio ostreae encodes the following:
- the yihI gene encoding Der GTPase-activating protein YihI, encoding MTRQKESISKTGINGDLVFARKHNRTSGELEGRLRKKLKKRKGLKTGSRHSEGSQEAQRKAAQQSDPRLGSKKKIPLIAEAPKKLNKQERRASAEQELAMLENDAQLNVLLDRIDNGEKLGAGLQKYVDQKLDRIEILMKQLGLFDGSEELEQEQPVEPVAKAKTKAKAKTDDDLLSQFENLDLDDYKD
- a CDS encoding DUF2489 domain-containing protein is translated as MNVTLLAIAGAVIILGLAAYAGYLLLQLKKQKELQQQHQALAIEKRNANIFDNVNILCMAGIQGQCDLSEISIRVYCIMDYVQGDNRVDFDREFPAIAELYHTVKDMPRGEARQQMVKKDRMQHNLIRQKAETRLNDAIVEELKALQKRVQPLNNQIAIQMV
- the hemN gene encoding oxygen-independent coproporphyrinogen III oxidase, translated to MSSYVVPSQQIVWDQASLDKYNYSGPRYTSYPTAVEFHEAFTIADYDMACTQYPDRPLSLYVHIPFCHKLCYYCGCNKVITRHAHKADEYLDVLEHEILQRASLLGGRHVTQLHFGGGTPTFLSKKQISRLMTLLREEFDFTADAEISIEIDPREIELDVLDHLREEGFNRVSIGVQDFNKEVQKLVNREQDEQFIVDLVARAKQLGFRSTNLDLIYGLPKQTLASFSATLQQVLAMQPGRLSVFNYAHMPQLFAAQRKIKDADLPPAEEKMAILQYTINTLTEAGYQFIGMDHFALPDDELAVAQRNGVLHRNFQGYTTQGECDLVGFGVSAISMIGDAYAQNQKELKTYYEQVNDMRHALWKGVALDSDDLLRREVIKQLICNFSLDKQAIERGFKVRFGDYFREDLALLQSFIDDGLVSVDERFIQVTPRGRLLIRNICMCFDKYLRSRARQQQFSRVI
- a CDS encoding heme biosynthesis protein HemY, whose product is MVRLLFLFIVLGAGLFAGTQYAGQQGYVLISVAEHTIEMSVTTLVILVIAALAGLFALEYVVKKLIYASSSTWNWFSVRKMKRSRRYTNEAIIKLLEGDWKQAEKKVTRWANHHDMPLLCYLVASEAANGMGDRSKRDHYLELAAQQDNATLAVELTRAKQQISDGELQAAQSTLSALQQQYPDNTVLLNLLKQTYLQRKEWQALLDLLPKLVKTKHISQQEADALTTTAQQGLLESIASQQGSEGLISHWNGLSRKQQAEPQLVLAFIQQLIKRKADHEAFTLIKENLHKHRSAELYSLLAELNLADRHPAIVLLQEALQRDGNNAEAHSALGQLYLREQQWQLAQQHLETALSQRASISDYAYLADALEKQHLTKAAHEVTRKALTLLESA
- a CDS encoding uroporphyrinogen-III C-methyltransferase, giving the protein MTSKKDNPQQEPEQSSVPAADSSMQTSAHDANGAKAANADGEAAAAKPADSETSVTEKQAKRGVKLGTIAIVLAILFGGGLTLHSQQQQAQYQAQIKALQTELAQTRASIDQKLADAKQQAVEHANEVTHRAEVVLTQQQKTIESLQVAVADMKGRRPNDWLLAEADYLVKLAGRKLFLEHDVESATQLMESADQRIAALNDPSLTPLRKAMANDITKLKTIPLLDRDGLVLRLISLQQQVDHLPLANAILPHAAEQQPPTVSQDINNWQQNLMTSLKDFADNFITFRTRDGNVVPLLSPEQHFYLKENLKAKLETAIKAVYAENQEMYTTALSTAAQWSGSFFNLDDSQVTAFSSTLEQLGKQKVQVEYPVKLETQKQLSDVISERLRRSISSMTTEEK
- a CDS encoding uroporphyrinogen-III synthase gives rise to the protein MAVLVTRPDTQGKELCQQLVALGIPALHQPLIGIEAGADLPQLPQALLHCDYVLAVSQHAVLLSQQFLHAQQLKWPASPRYLAVGQKTAQLLSKVCAQPVHYPDISDSEHLLALPELHHVRGQRIEILRGNGGRELIYDTLCARGAMVRYREVYQRVDLPFSAPTSVARWQQAQVDTLVITSSHQLMFFVSQLTGADLNWALSLKLLVPSDRIAHDAQRLGFSHVVTTGSAANQDLVAALQP
- the hemC gene encoding hydroxymethylbilane synthase, which codes for MTSTTPIRIATRQSPLALWQAHYVKDALQAAHPGLEVELVTMVTRGDIILDTPLAKVGGKGLFVKELEVAMLEGRADLAVHSMKDVPVDFPEGLGLVTICEREDPRDAFVSNQYTSLDELPQGAVVGTCSLRRQCQLKEARPDLVIKELRGNVGTRLGKLDAGEYDAIILAAAGLKRLKLEQRIRSLIEPEQSLPAVGQGAVGIECRLDDERLRRLLTPLSHADTTDRVLCERAMNLTLEGGCQVPIGSYALLDGDDLWLRALVGEPDGSLIVRGEIRGPRQDAERLGVELANRLLDDGARDILTKLYAEHE
- the cyaY gene encoding iron donor protein CyaY, giving the protein MNETEFHQLVDSQMQIIEEAIDDSGADIDYETSGNVMTLEFEDRSQIIINRQEPMKEIWLASKSGGFHFQWHDEQWICSKTGSEFFTMVKQECEKHAGESIDWE